Proteins from one Ornithobacterium rhinotracheale genomic window:
- a CDS encoding NAD-dependent epimerase/dehydratase family protein, which translates to MRILLTGASGNVGIEVLRMLVQSPKDYEVVAFDVENEISRKKLTPYQNKAKIVFGDITQKEDVEKACKNIDFTIHLAAIIPPKADEFTELAQRVNVEGTRNIVEALEHYSPDSFIAYSSSVSVYGDRVKTPMIKVTDALSPSPRDYYATTKIAAEEIIQNSNLRWTIFRLSAIMGAGNHKMSHLMFHMPLNTSVEITTPEDTARAFVNAIEHQGELESKIFNLGGGEKNRTSYKNLLAENFKCYGLGEFNLPEKAFAEKNFHCGFYADGDDLENIVSFRQDTLQSYVQKVCESVNPIQRFFTRLVSPIAKKFLLKKSEPWIAYKQKNQEEMSHYFN; encoded by the coding sequence ATGAGAATATTACTTACAGGCGCATCTGGAAATGTGGGAATAGAAGTTTTGAGAATGCTGGTGCAGTCGCCAAAGGATTACGAAGTCGTAGCCTTTGATGTGGAAAATGAGATTTCGCGTAAAAAACTCACCCCTTACCAAAATAAGGCAAAAATCGTTTTTGGTGATATTACCCAAAAAGAAGATGTAGAAAAAGCCTGCAAAAACATAGATTTTACAATACATTTGGCAGCGATTATTCCGCCTAAAGCCGATGAATTTACCGAGCTTGCGCAGCGTGTAAATGTGGAAGGAACGCGCAATATTGTAGAAGCTTTGGAACATTATTCTCCCGATAGTTTCATAGCCTATAGTTCGTCAGTTTCGGTTTATGGCGATCGTGTAAAAACACCGATGATAAAAGTAACCGATGCGTTATCTCCTTCCCCGAGAGATTACTATGCAACGACCAAAATCGCCGCCGAAGAAATCATCCAAAATAGTAATTTACGCTGGACAATTTTTAGACTTTCAGCGATCATGGGGGCGGGAAATCACAAAATGTCGCATTTGATGTTTCATATGCCGCTCAACACTTCGGTGGAGATTACTACACCTGAAGATACCGCGCGTGCTTTTGTAAACGCCATAGAACATCAGGGTGAATTAGAGTCTAAAATCTTTAATTTAGGGGGCGGCGAAAAAAACCGAACCAGTTACAAAAATCTCTTGGCTGAAAACTTTAAATGTTATGGACTTGGCGAGTTTAATTTGCCTGAAAAAGCTTTTGCCGAAAAGAATTTCCATTGCGGTTTCTATGCCGATGGCGATGATTTAGAAAACATCGTTTCGTTCAGACAAGATACGCTACAATCTTATGTGCAAAAAGTGTGTGAAAGTGTAAATCCGATACAGCGATTTTTCACTCGATTGGTTTCGCCTATAGCTAAAAAATTCTTGCTTAAGAAATCGGAGCCTTGGATTGCTTACAAGCAAAAAAATCAAGAAGAAATGAGCCACTATTTTAATTAA